DNA sequence from the Manihot esculenta cultivar AM560-2 chromosome 11, M.esculenta_v8, whole genome shotgun sequence genome:
GTAGTTTTTTTCTTATCTCCACATATCCTCGTCTCTTTGGCTTTTAGTTTTACTTTTGACTCTTCCTTTTATTCTCTCTTGGACTTCATCATCTATCCTTATGTACTTTTGGGCTTTATCCATTTGTTGTTGGTAAGTAGCGACTAGGTACTTGATTAGAGAATCTATGAACTTGATGTTGCATGTTCTTTTCTCTAacgcttcacatgctatctcttGATTTAATTCCTCCACCTGTATTGCTTATGCATTAAACTGTGAGATAAAGCTCCTTAAAAATTCGCCCTTTCCTTAGTGAATTTTCTACAAGTTAGAGgagagttttttaggaggtacACCAGTAATAAACttggatttaaataacatagcgaATTGTGTAAAGTTCTGAATCGAACCTGCactcagatgttggtactatttctgagccaaactTGTGAGTGTTGACAGAAACACTCGGCACAACACAAAATCGTTGACATCTTGAAGTTACATGGTTGTCCTAAAGATCATCAGGTGACTTTAGGAATCTGCTGGTTCGTCGTATTTGTCCAAACTTAGAAGCTTAAACTTGGCAGAAGATATCTCTGCCAAGATCTCTTCTAACAGGGGCAAGGCATCGTCCAACCCATaatcctcctccttctccttctgaTACATTTGCATAGTCCATATCAACTTCCAGTCGACATCCTTTAGAGCCTCGTTCGTTAACTCCTCTTCCTCTAGCTTTGTCTTTCCCTTGGACTGTGTTTGGGTTGTCTCTATTCGAGTCCTTGAAGTATCGATGGAAGCTTCCTCCCTTATCTTGGGAGCCATGAAGGAGGCCTCCTTCCAAGCTTTATACTGCTCGAGAGTGGCCCGTTgcctttttatttattgaagCATTTGCACATTATTTAGATTGCTCATATTAGCCTCATTGACCATCGATGGGTGTTTTATCTATTACCAAGAGTGGAGGAAATAATTATGCCCTTGTTGGCAGCAGCTCGTGAATTTTTAGCCATTTTAAagtatagaaaagaaaaaaatgttactttttaagagaaaataaaagactgGTTTCTAATCCAATTGGAGATAATCCAATGGATATCCTGATAATGGGACCAAATAATATGGATGAAATGAAGTCGTGCTGCAATTGGTTAAcctacaagaaagagaatgtgaggtgattGACGCAACCACTCCGATGCTCAATTCAGTAAACTAAAGAGAAGGGCGAgtgtaatataatattttgaacTCAAGAATAGTTGTATAAGAATTGCGTATCTTAATTTCTGCGATCATCAGGTTTTATATCGGaagaaaattgaattaattattgcATCACCTGAAAATCCGACTGGTACCGGCTAGTGGATAGGGGATCCCGCGATTATAGATCCCGCGATTATAGATCTAATAAAGATCTATTGAATTATATTCTCTAACGATAACTTCCCATGGAATCTCGTCCTGTAGCTGAGAGGGCGAACCTtgataaaaagtttaaatttacgGTGTCTAGATTTTCTTTTCTACCAGTGCAGCTGAATATCAACTTATCAAACTCTTATCACGTTGTCTTATTTTCAAGTGTTACCTCATGACTTATTTTGAACTTCTAATATATGactaatcataaaaattaatatatataattacattaaatttatatttgtgTTGACAATATGTtactaattttaaatgatttatttaatttatatttttaaataattttaattgattaaaccaatactttaaaattattgataaatctGGAAgtgtataaatataaattagaaaTCATGCAATTTTAGAAATTGTTCactctaattattttttataaaaaaataattaatatcttaataaataattttttatatttttgtcattatttatattttatttttatattatcaaaagtaattataaaaatataataattttaaaattttatatttcccTATTAATcatctaaaataattattaatattaataatttgatttactacttaatttattatatattttttattttaaatattgatattttatttttatttttttgtttacttgagtttataaattattactattaaattaatttttatttagatttcttcctttttattttaatttatataattttcttttattttaataataaccttaaattaatttgtggtataatcaattaaaaatatattattagttttttatataaattaatagttatatatatatatatattatttatgtacaattcaaaatttaaatttttgttaatgataaattaatttaaataataaaattattatctactttaaaagttaatttcaattataaaattaccatccacaaatttaaatatatattaatttttaattttattaactttcaattaatttaaatgataaaatcattatctacttaaattttaattatatatttataactaattaaataaatatagatcacacaatatataaaatttttaaatgttaacatttattaaatttaataaattaatttgagtaaaataagaatttaattctactaaatttgaaattaatagcattaaaaactaaattcacttgtataatattataaatactttttactttaaataaaaattagaataaaaaattactatgaatattaaataaattaattttataattattaaatattatatattataaaataaaatatacaaaacTCATGGTAATTATTAattgtatttatattatttttaatttatctataaaaatattttttaatcgatataatatgaaaaaaaattttaataaaaattaaaaatattatcctTGCGATTTAATCACAACTGATCAGTTATTATATTACAAAACATATTACTGttcttcaaataaaaatttcttttaatatttaaaataattaaattttcatataaattttaacaaaattatgaaataaagttAACCACATGTAATATATAcacatttaataatataattttttaataataaaaaaataaaactacaataaaaataaaaaatcagttTATCCCGCTTGCTGacaatactttaaatttataatcttAAAAGTTACAAAAAccttttttaaagtttttactttgttccAGAATAAAAATTGAGTTCTAATACACttaaactataatttaattataaataattattcattatcataataaatttaaatatttttaaatttaaactatcaAATATCTCTTTATAGAAAAAAAGAATttgtttgaaattttaaattttaaatttaattataaataattaaataatataaggaTAAAACCGTAATCCATTATTCTTTCCCTCTTTTCACTTATCTTTTATAAATATAGTATAGATATCAAACTCATGCATATGGATCATATTCACTGAATTCAAATCAAAACCATaacaattttgaaaataatttcttGTGATATATAAATCTACACACATTTATCCATGATCAATGCagaattctaaaaaataaattattaaatatatattttgattttttaagagTATATTTAATATGAGGTTAAAACAGATTATATGAGTGATTGAAAAACAGAGATGAAAGATGAGTGCTAAATATTTTTCTCCTTCCACTCTATGatgatctggttttcttcttaaTTTCTCATATGGATCCATCAGATGGGTTTCTCAATATTCTATTTGGTGAAAagacctgcaaaataagaaaaaatgaaaCGGTCATGGATATACAGGGATGCCCCGGTGAAGACCCTCCGAAAGAGTTGTAGAGCTTCACTTTCTTTCCCCTGTGATGTATATCTGCCTCTCTCTGTTATAATGCTAGTTGTCTCTGTCTCCGTACGTACGAATGTGTCAGGGCTCCTTACCACgccagacggccatttaattctccccagCTGCGAGATGTTTGGGCCTATTATTCTTTCCCACATCACTTCAATGGGTTGGACTTCTTTTTATTAGACCCGGGCTCATGGGGGACCTGGCCTACTCCGCGTGTCCGAATCGAGATTTGAAGCACTAGGTCGGTCTTGCTTAAGGAGGACTTGATGGGTTTTGAGCTATTGTTTTTCTCAGGGCAAAGAAAGATGGCGGCGAGGGTTGATGTTTTAAGCCGTGATTGCTAGAGAACAATAAATAGAATAGAAGGTGGGCGGGGAATGGAAAGTTAAAAAAAGATTGCTGTTATGGTTCAAAGCAAAAGGACAACATTTTGAAAagttagtttgatttgattttttttagtttgcCACTAAAATTAACCAAATCGAAAGATGGATTTTTGGAAAATAATGAACAGAGTTGAACCAAAGTATTATTGATGATGTGAGAGCAATTTCagcttaaaaataaatatcatgTCTAGTATTTATGGAGGGATTCTATGTCTATGctaaaaaaaaccaaaaaacaaAATCTGGTTATacaatagaaagcaaatttttttccctttctttctATAACTTCATTCCTTAAAACTTTATTGAATAAACTTACAACATAACATGAAATCAATTAACATAAATCTCACAACTTCATCATAGCAATGTTTTGTctaattttctataaatttcAAATCATCTTGATAATTGTATCTATTTAAATCAATTTCCATTGCTTTTCAAGCTAATCTAAAGGAGTAGATTCAACATCAGAAGCAGAAGCCTTAGAGCTGTATCTTGAAAAGTCAAAACAAGAACACTCCATTGTTCTCAATTTTAGCAACAAATGAAGCAAAATTCCACACCCAAATCCTAATGCAGCACTAGACCCAGTTAAGGACACAGCAGCACAAACCAACATCACAAAAGATTGCTCTTTTGTGTTCATATCCTTTGATGCCATAGCTAACTCAATCCCAGCAAACAATAACAGCACTCCCAGAATCCCAATTGGAAATTGGTTCAAAATCCTCACAAACGAATTTCCAAAAATCAATCCTATCACTAACTTCCCTATCCCCAGAAAAATCACAGATGTACCACTTCTGGCACCAAACCTGTACTGCCCAGCTAGCCCACCTGCTCCATGGCACACTGGCATGGCTCCAAACCAGCAACCCACCAAATTCATAATCCCAACGCTAACAGAAACCTTTGTCGCTGACAATTCATGATCTGGGAATAAATCTGTGGATAATTTACACACTGCGATTACAGAATTCAATATGGAAAGTGGGATTTGTGGGATTGCCCCTCTCAAGAACCCGATTTTCCAATCCTCCCATGTAATTTTCAGCAGCTGGATTCTCGATGGACCAAATTTAAGATCCTTAATGATGGACGGATCGCGGatgaaacataaaatcaacccaAATAAGAACACTGTAAGAGCAGAAGGAATTGCTGACAAAACCCGCAATCTTTTACTCACCCGTCGCTGAGAGCGG
Encoded proteins:
- the LOC110626875 gene encoding molybdate transporter 2 codes for the protein MDSSSATPLLQQSRWWRRHLRLKTTLSSELSGAVGDLGTFIPIVLTLTLVSHLDLSTTLIFTALYNISTGLLFGLPMPVQPMKSIAAVAVSELPHLTTSQIATAGATTAATLLILGATGLMSFFYRFIPLPVVRGVQLSQGLSFAFSAIKYIRYNQDFVTSKSTTPRSWLGLDGLILAISALLFLVLTTGSGGDNHTVDDNDNNSLTRSQRRVSKRLRVLSAIPSALTVFLFGLILCFIRDPSIIKDLKFGPSRIQLLKITWEDWKIGFLRGAIPQIPLSILNSVIAVCKLSTDLFPDHELSATKVSVSVGIMNLVGCWFGAMPVCHGAGGLAGQYRFGARSGTSVIFLGIGKLVIGLIFGNSFVRILNQFPIGILGVLLLFAGIELAMASKDMNTKEQSFVMLVCAAVSLTGSSAALGFGCGILLHLLLKLRTMECSCFDFSRYSSKASASDVESTPLD